From the genome of Ralstonia pickettii, one region includes:
- a CDS encoding type VI secretion system Vgr family protein: MGAAERMSNMIGSYRTVRATSSAIPDLLGVPQLEFVRVVGREALSELFTYTIDLRPVSLAADQSMLESDLDAAIGHEMTLSIGLDGMGAGLLGGVGAGTREITGLITAIELIGGVDDNRRYRYTLRPWLWLATRTSDYKAFQNRTVIDILDEVLADYNFSVDKRLDTSVYPKLIWEVQHGETDAHFIQRLTEQWGISYFFEHDGGHHRLVLVSESGAWRKFPSAAYHTLPIYPQGFKVDQEHLTRFEAINRLCTGKVTFKDYDPRQPKADLTTDDSLPRDTLFSEFERYEYEPGLYASRDIGSLHACIHMETHRAKGRRMRGVGNLRGVTAGNTYHIANHDHDALNREVLIVSTELLLEDVGIHSGGTQQYTCRVSFEAQPTDEVLRPALTAHKRRVQGIQRAVVTGPENQEIWTNDHGCVKVQFEWDRYGQYDENSSPWVRVSNGWSGDQFGTMHVPRIGQEVLVDYLNGDPNTPIIVGRVPNQLNTPPWSLPTQHALSGVASKELFGQRRNHLLMDDTQGQIQAQLSSDHLTSQLNLGYLTSVPGNPGRKDARGEGFDLRTDGQGSLRGGRGLFFTAEGQIAAVGGHLTRDEFIRCMRAALEAAESLGNYSSQHEALKTDTDPQSQLTQAIEDWDAGANNHKDAGGQGGQPIIGAYAPAGMAFATPETLTSYAGKHIDTISKLNQQYTAGQQYVVNGGTGISLFAHSGDWKAIAHRGQLVLQAQAKSIEVNAKTDVVITATDGTVLLNAKTGITIMSGNAGIRIADGCVDIFGPTRVHAHTADFDAPGPQGISAAMNDWSHTPFNESFQLRDDAGTPLAQYRYELIRQDGTVIPGVTDHNGHLLQQRSEIAEALELRILGRVL, from the coding sequence ATGGGCGCAGCAGAACGCATGTCCAACATGATCGGCAGCTACCGTACAGTCAGGGCGACGAGCAGCGCGATTCCTGACCTGCTCGGGGTGCCACAGCTTGAATTCGTCCGCGTAGTTGGCCGCGAAGCCCTGAGCGAGCTGTTCACTTACACGATCGATCTGCGCCCCGTCTCCCTCGCCGCCGACCAATCCATGCTCGAATCCGACCTGGATGCCGCCATCGGCCACGAGATGACTTTGTCGATTGGACTGGACGGCATGGGCGCTGGCCTGCTTGGCGGCGTCGGTGCAGGAACGCGAGAAATCACCGGGCTCATCACCGCCATCGAACTCATCGGCGGCGTGGACGACAACCGGCGCTACCGCTACACCCTGCGTCCTTGGCTCTGGTTGGCGACGAGGACCTCTGACTACAAAGCCTTCCAGAACAGAACCGTCATCGACATCCTCGATGAAGTCCTCGCCGACTACAACTTCAGCGTCGACAAGCGTCTGGACACCAGCGTCTACCCCAAACTGATCTGGGAAGTGCAGCACGGCGAAACCGACGCTCACTTCATCCAACGCCTCACCGAACAATGGGGCATCAGCTACTTCTTCGAACACGACGGCGGACATCATCGCCTAGTCCTCGTTTCTGAATCGGGCGCCTGGCGCAAGTTTCCCAGTGCGGCATATCACACCTTGCCGATCTACCCGCAAGGCTTTAAGGTCGACCAGGAGCACCTCACGCGCTTCGAAGCTATCAACCGCCTGTGCACTGGCAAAGTCACGTTCAAGGACTACGACCCGCGCCAGCCCAAAGCCGATCTGACCACCGACGACAGCCTCCCGCGCGACACGCTGTTCTCCGAGTTCGAGCGCTACGAATACGAACCCGGCCTCTACGCCAGCCGAGACATTGGCAGCCTGCACGCCTGCATCCATATGGAAACGCACCGCGCCAAAGGCCGGCGCATGCGTGGCGTCGGCAATCTGCGTGGTGTCACGGCCGGCAACACCTATCATATTGCCAACCACGACCACGACGCGCTCAACCGCGAAGTCCTGATTGTGAGCACCGAGCTGTTGCTCGAAGACGTGGGCATCCACAGCGGCGGCACTCAGCAATACACCTGCCGCGTCAGCTTCGAAGCACAGCCGACGGATGAAGTCTTGCGTCCCGCACTCACGGCGCACAAGCGCCGCGTCCAAGGCATCCAGCGCGCCGTCGTCACAGGCCCGGAGAACCAAGAGATCTGGACCAACGACCACGGCTGCGTCAAAGTCCAGTTCGAATGGGATCGGTACGGCCAATACGACGAGAATTCGTCACCCTGGGTGCGCGTGTCCAACGGCTGGTCGGGCGACCAGTTCGGCACCATGCACGTTCCCCGCATTGGGCAGGAAGTCCTCGTTGACTACCTCAACGGCGATCCGAACACGCCCATCATCGTCGGGCGCGTCCCCAACCAGCTCAACACACCGCCCTGGAGTCTGCCCACCCAGCACGCCTTGTCCGGTGTTGCCAGCAAAGAGCTCTTTGGGCAGCGGCGCAACCACCTGCTGATGGACGACACGCAGGGCCAGATCCAGGCCCAGTTGTCGTCTGACCATCTGACATCCCAACTCAACCTGGGCTATCTGACTAGCGTCCCCGGCAACCCCGGCAGAAAGGATGCCCGGGGCGAGGGCTTCGATCTGCGCACCGATGGCCAGGGCAGCCTGCGAGGAGGCAGGGGCCTGTTCTTTACCGCAGAGGGGCAAATCGCTGCCGTTGGCGGCCACCTTACGCGCGACGAATTTATCCGTTGCATGCGCGCAGCGCTAGAGGCGGCCGAATCTCTGGGCAACTACAGCAGCCAGCACGAAGCGCTCAAGACCGACACCGATCCGCAATCCCAGCTCACCCAAGCCATTGAAGACTGGGACGCGGGCGCCAACAATCACAAGGACGCGGGAGGACAGGGCGGCCAACCCATCATCGGCGCCTACGCCCCGGCCGGCATGGCCTTCGCTACACCCGAGACGCTGACCAGCTACGCCGGCAAGCATATCGACACCATATCGAAGCTCAACCAGCAATACACCGCTGGTCAGCAGTACGTTGTCAACGGCGGCACTGGGATCAGCCTGTTTGCCCACAGTGGTGACTGGAAGGCGATCGCCCACCGGGGCCAACTTGTACTGCAGGCACAAGCCAAGAGCATCGAGGTCAATGCCAAGACCGACGTGGTCATCACGGCCACTGACGGCACGGTGCTGCTCAACGCCAAGACGGGTATCACGATCATGAGCGGCAACGCCGGCATCCGCATTGCCGACGGCTGCGTGGACATCTTTGGGCCGACACGCGTGCATGCGCATACCGCTGACTTTGATGCGCCAGGGCCGCAGGGGATTTCTGCGGCCATGAACGACTGGAGCCACACCCCTTTCAATGAAAGTTTCCAATTGCGGGACGATGCGGGTACCCCACTTGCCCAATATCGCTACGAACTCATCCGGCAAGACGGTACCGTGATTCCAGGCGTGACCGACCATAACGGTCATCTCTTACAACAGCGCAGCGAGATTGCAGAAGCGCTGGAATTGCGCATTCTCGGACGTGTTCTGTGA
- a CDS encoding esterase/lipase family protein translates to MPDQPNKTTSPRVATGHPSPDGSMRYSWNLTSTDLTDLVQLRLQPVPVLPIIFVPGIMGSNLKSKPSGRDKGTAVWRLNDVAGSGKPLGLAKEMIFKKAGERQAALNPSTTVVDNEGALPSRPAGSIRSQAEYMARGWGEVGEASYHSFLVWLEEALNSSTKSYNRKLEETLKAAFDNNGHALGAVKPFEPCHVSDINQALRWHYPVYACGYNWLQDNKESAQTLKKRIESVIRAHNQGFGQCEQVLVITHSMGGLVARACAQLQGMAGRIAGIVHGVMPTTGAPVAYRRCKVGMWDEDYKAGLVIGNNGQDVTAVFAQSPGALELLPSGQYNNHWLRVKDPSGTDMLPPIADPYEGIYGIKDKWWGLIKEEWLAPEGGTNLQWTDAVTNIRKAKEFHASIINSYHANTYGFHGADLKQASFEHVEWRMKIGQSPTDGSRPPNPQSVMQMSPQAARIEGSTPEYVGGQGKRSHYELHAAKQDGSGDGTVPASSGRMPAGAANVQQWFALKGFKHEPAYKDDSARVATLYAIVKLTAQAREPKRASA, encoded by the coding sequence ATGCCAGACCAACCAAACAAGACCACAAGCCCCAGAGTTGCAACGGGCCACCCCAGCCCCGACGGGTCGATGCGGTATAGCTGGAACCTGACATCCACTGACCTGACCGATCTGGTTCAACTGAGACTTCAACCGGTACCGGTGCTGCCCATTATTTTTGTGCCGGGCATTATGGGGAGCAACCTAAAGAGCAAACCGAGCGGGCGAGACAAGGGGACCGCTGTCTGGCGGTTAAATGATGTAGCCGGGAGCGGTAAGCCTTTAGGGCTGGCGAAAGAAATGATCTTCAAGAAGGCAGGCGAGCGGCAAGCCGCGCTGAACCCCAGCACGACCGTCGTTGACAACGAGGGTGCGCTTCCCTCGCGCCCTGCGGGCAGCATACGCAGCCAGGCCGAATATATGGCACGCGGTTGGGGGGAGGTGGGTGAGGCGAGCTACCACAGCTTTCTGGTGTGGTTGGAAGAGGCACTTAACAGCAGCACTAAGTCCTACAACCGGAAGCTGGAGGAGACGCTCAAGGCAGCCTTTGACAATAACGGACATGCGCTCGGTGCAGTCAAACCGTTTGAGCCTTGCCACGTGTCCGACATCAATCAGGCCCTGCGGTGGCACTACCCCGTGTATGCATGCGGCTACAACTGGCTGCAAGACAACAAGGAATCTGCCCAGACGCTCAAGAAACGAATCGAAAGCGTGATCCGGGCCCACAACCAAGGGTTCGGGCAATGCGAGCAGGTTCTCGTGATCACCCATTCCATGGGCGGACTGGTGGCGCGCGCCTGTGCACAACTGCAAGGCATGGCCGGCAGGATTGCAGGCATTGTGCACGGCGTTATGCCTACCACAGGTGCGCCGGTCGCGTACCGCCGTTGCAAGGTGGGCATGTGGGACGAGGATTACAAAGCAGGTCTCGTGATCGGCAATAATGGCCAGGACGTGACCGCTGTGTTCGCCCAATCCCCCGGCGCGCTCGAGTTGCTGCCATCCGGGCAATACAACAACCACTGGCTGCGCGTAAAAGACCCGTCCGGTACCGACATGCTGCCCCCCATTGCCGATCCCTATGAAGGAATCTACGGGATCAAGGACAAGTGGTGGGGCTTGATCAAGGAGGAGTGGTTGGCACCGGAGGGCGGAACGAATTTGCAGTGGACTGATGCGGTAACGAATATACGTAAGGCCAAGGAGTTTCACGCCAGCATTATCAACAGCTACCACGCAAACACCTACGGCTTCCATGGCGCCGATCTCAAGCAGGCCAGCTTCGAGCATGTCGAATGGCGTATGAAGATCGGGCAGTCGCCCACCGATGGATCGCGGCCTCCCAACCCGCAGTCAGTGATGCAGATGTCGCCGCAGGCAGCGCGTATTGAGGGGAGTACCCCGGAATACGTGGGCGGCCAAGGTAAGCGAAGCCATTACGAACTGCATGCCGCAAAGCAGGATGGCAGCGGAGACGGCACAGTCCCAGCCAGTTCGGGCCGCATGCCGGCCGGCGCGGCGAACGTCCAACAGTGGTTTGCCCTGAAGGGGTTTAAGCACGAACCCGCCTATAAGGACGACAGTGCCCGTGTGGCCACACTGTACGCCATTGTCAAATTAACTGCACAAGCACGCGAACCGAAGAGGGCCAGCGCATGA
- a CDS encoding T6SS immunity protein Tli4 family protein — MMAARSVCIAFFASLLLAGCQRATPSPFPPMNLNQPFKTHCVGRMLIDLPEEFHQFPDSLPGGYVRLFYGRDKNFRTVDVIVPEQRQPEVEPTLLREKFEQAVRERQDELRAKLNEKTKAPMLVSSGPVGENGVLIRRYESAQLGDVFVSELHLLADGIRYVVFGAAIYPIGGMYGEDGETAEVVESRLKNLAANTRAYINAESAGPGFCVDGVVLNDKHDDERGKFEFGSSFHKDVGFDIYTEALTEQDEGLHVRAAERMEGAPAGFWAGFHTLRKGIRQVAGMQAEESLHDFTEQKAKQQIFVVETRRDLPAYEKPSMQMRMSTGGQLNGGEYVSTSLSNDDAMHLWDKIVNSIRVRPGAVGQTGKR; from the coding sequence ATGATGGCCGCCCGTTCCGTTTGCATCGCATTCTTTGCCAGCCTGTTACTTGCCGGTTGCCAGCGCGCAACCCCTAGCCCGTTTCCGCCCATGAACCTGAACCAGCCATTCAAGACCCACTGCGTGGGTCGCATGTTGATCGATCTGCCTGAAGAGTTTCATCAGTTTCCCGACAGCTTGCCGGGTGGCTATGTTCGGCTCTTTTATGGGCGGGACAAGAACTTCAGAACCGTTGACGTGATCGTTCCCGAGCAACGGCAGCCCGAAGTCGAGCCGACGCTTTTGCGGGAAAAATTTGAGCAGGCCGTGCGTGAGCGCCAAGACGAGTTGCGTGCGAAATTGAACGAGAAGACCAAGGCGCCGATGCTAGTGTCTTCCGGGCCGGTTGGGGAGAACGGCGTGCTGATCCGACGGTACGAAAGTGCGCAGTTGGGCGATGTTTTCGTGAGCGAGCTACATCTGCTTGCTGATGGTATTCGGTATGTTGTTTTCGGGGCAGCGATTTATCCCATTGGGGGCATGTATGGCGAAGATGGGGAAACTGCCGAAGTAGTCGAATCTCGCCTAAAGAATCTCGCTGCCAACACGCGCGCCTATATCAACGCAGAAAGTGCGGGGCCGGGCTTTTGTGTCGACGGCGTTGTGCTCAATGACAAACACGACGACGAGCGCGGCAAATTCGAGTTTGGCAGCTCCTTCCACAAGGACGTGGGCTTCGATATCTACACAGAAGCACTGACTGAGCAAGATGAGGGGTTGCACGTGCGCGCCGCAGAGCGAATGGAGGGTGCGCCAGCGGGGTTTTGGGCGGGCTTTCATACCCTGCGAAAAGGTATCCGGCAAGTGGCAGGAATGCAGGCAGAAGAATCGCTGCATGACTTTACCGAGCAGAAGGCCAAGCAACAGATATTTGTAGTCGAAACCCGGCGTGATCTTCCTGCCTATGAGAAACCAAGCATGCAAATGCGCATGAGTACCGGCGGCCAGCTCAACGGGGGCGAATACGTTAGCACGTCCCTGAGCAACGATGACGCCATGCACCTGTGGGACAAGATCGTGAATTCGATTCGAGTGCGGCCGGGTGCGGTTGGACAGACAGGTAAGCGCTGA
- a CDS encoding T6SS immunity protein Tli4 family protein, with protein sequence MMAARSVCIAFFASLLLAGCQRATPSPFPPMNLNQPFKTHCVGRMLIDLPEEFHRFPDSLPGGYVRLFYGRDKNFRTVDVVVPEQRQPEVEPTLLREKFEQAVRERKRELRAELNETTKAPMLVSFTPVGKSAVLIRRYDNAQLPQSFYSEIHLLADGVRYVVLGANIYTPRVGEYNESAEIVEARLKNLAANTRAYTNAERVGPGFCVNGVVLNDKHDDERGKFEFGSSFHKDVGFDIYTEALTEQDEGLHARAEERMEGAPAGFWAGFHTLRKGIRQVAGMQAEESLHDFTEQKAKQQIFVVETRRDLPAYEKPSMQMRMSTGGQLNGGEYVSTSLNNDDAVRLWDKIVNSIRVRPGAVGPSGKAMTKR encoded by the coding sequence ATGATGGCCGCCCGTTCCGTTTGCATCGCATTCTTTGCCAGCCTGTTACTTGCCGGTTGCCAGCGCGCAACCCCTAGCCCGTTTCCGCCCATGAACCTGAACCAGCCATTCAAGACCCACTGCGTGGGTCGCATGTTGATCGATCTGCCTGAAGAGTTTCATCGGTTTCCCGACAGCTTGCCGGGTGGCTATGTTCGGCTCTTTTATGGGCGGGACAAGAATTTTAGAACCGTTGACGTAGTCGTTCCCGAGCAACGGCAGCCCGAAGTCGAGCCGACGCTATTGCGGGAGAAGTTTGAGCAGGCCGTACGCGAGCGCAAGCGCGAGTTGCGCGCGGAACTGAACGAGACGACAAAGGCGCCCATGCTGGTCTCCTTTACGCCGGTGGGGAAGAGCGCTGTACTGATTCGGCGCTATGACAATGCGCAGTTACCACAGTCTTTCTATAGCGAGATACATCTGCTGGCAGACGGTGTTCGGTACGTTGTGCTTGGGGCCAACATATATACGCCGCGCGTCGGAGAATATAACGAATCCGCCGAAATAGTGGAGGCCCGCCTAAAGAATCTCGCCGCCAATACGCGTGCGTACACCAACGCAGAAAGAGTGGGGCCGGGCTTTTGTGTCAACGGCGTTGTGCTCAATGACAAACACGACGACGAGCGCGGCAAATTCGAGTTTGGCAGCTCCTTCCACAAGGACGTGGGCTTCGATATCTACACAGAAGCACTGACTGAGCAAGATGAGGGGTTGCACGCGCGCGCCGAAGAGCGAATGGAGGGTGCGCCAGCGGGGTTTTGGGCGGGCTTTCATACCCTGCGAAAAGGTATCCGGCAAGTGGCGGGAATGCAGGCAGAAGAATCGCTGCATGACTTTACCGAGCAGAAGGCCAAGCAACAGATATTTGTAGTCGAAACCCGGCGTGATCTTCCTGCCTATGAGAAACCAAGCATGCAAATGCGCATGAGTACCGGCGGCCAGCTCAACGGGGGCGAATACGTTAGCACCTCGCTGAACAACGACGACGCGGTGCGCCTGTGGGATAAGATCGTGAATTCAATCCGGGTGAGACCGGGAGCGGTTGGTCCATCAGGCAAAGCCATGACCAAACGCTGA
- the ahcY gene encoding adenosylhomocysteinase produces the protein MNAVTELKHDYLVADIKLADWGRKEIAIAETEMPGLMAIREEFAASQPLKGARIAGSLHMTIQTAVLIETLKALGADVRWASCNIFSTQDHAAAAIAATGTPVFAFKGESLQEYWDFTHRIFEWADGGTPNMILDDGGDATLLLHLGAKAEKDASVLANPGSEEETFLFAAIKEKLAKDATFYSRNLDAIKGVTEETTTGVHRLYQMAQRGELRFPAINVNDSVTKSKFDNLYGCRESLVDGIKRATDVMIAGKVAVVAGYGDVGKGSAQALRALSAQVWVTEIDPICALQAAMEGYRVVTMDYAAEHGDIFVTCTGNYHVITHDHMAKMKDQAIVCNIGHFDNEIDIASVEKYQWEEIKPQVDHVIFPDGKKIIILAKGRLVNLGCATGHPSYVMSSSFANQTIAQIELWTEAVKGSNKYPVGVYTLPKHLDEKVARLQLKKLNAQLTELTDQQAAYIGVSKEGPYKADHYRY, from the coding sequence ATGAACGCTGTCACCGAACTGAAACACGATTACCTCGTCGCCGACATCAAGCTGGCCGACTGGGGCCGCAAGGAAATCGCCATTGCCGAGACCGAAATGCCCGGTCTGATGGCGATTCGCGAGGAATTTGCCGCGAGCCAGCCGCTCAAGGGCGCGCGCATTGCCGGCTCGCTGCACATGACGATCCAGACCGCCGTGCTGATCGAGACGCTGAAGGCACTCGGCGCCGACGTGCGCTGGGCCTCGTGCAACATCTTCTCGACGCAGGACCACGCTGCCGCCGCGATTGCCGCAACGGGCACGCCGGTGTTTGCGTTCAAGGGCGAGTCGCTCCAGGAATACTGGGACTTCACCCACCGCATCTTCGAATGGGCCGACGGCGGCACCCCCAATATGATCCTGGACGACGGCGGCGACGCAACGCTGCTGCTGCATCTGGGCGCCAAGGCCGAGAAGGACGCCTCCGTCCTTGCCAATCCGGGCAGCGAAGAAGAAACCTTCCTGTTTGCCGCCATCAAGGAAAAGCTGGCCAAGGACGCAACGTTTTACAGCCGCAACCTCGACGCCATCAAGGGCGTGACCGAAGAAACCACCACGGGCGTGCACCGCCTCTACCAGATGGCCCAGCGCGGCGAGCTGCGCTTCCCGGCCATCAACGTCAACGACTCGGTCACCAAAAGCAAGTTCGACAACCTGTACGGCTGCCGTGAATCGCTGGTCGACGGCATCAAGCGCGCCACCGACGTGATGATCGCTGGCAAGGTTGCGGTCGTGGCCGGCTACGGCGACGTGGGCAAGGGCTCGGCACAGGCACTGCGCGCGCTGTCGGCCCAGGTGTGGGTGACCGAGATCGACCCGATCTGCGCGCTGCAGGCCGCCATGGAAGGCTACCGCGTGGTCACGATGGATTACGCCGCCGAGCACGGCGACATCTTCGTGACCTGCACGGGCAACTACCACGTCATCACGCACGACCACATGGCCAAGATGAAGGACCAGGCCATCGTCTGCAACATCGGCCACTTCGACAACGAGATCGACATCGCCTCCGTCGAGAAGTACCAGTGGGAAGAGATCAAGCCGCAGGTCGATCACGTGATCTTCCCCGACGGCAAGAAGATCATCATCCTGGCCAAGGGCCGCCTGGTGAACCTGGGCTGCGCCACGGGCCACCCGTCGTACGTGATGAGCAGCTCGTTCGCCAACCAGACCATCGCGCAGATCGAACTGTGGACCGAAGCGGTGAAGGGCTCGAACAAGTATCCGGTGGGCGTCTACACGCTGCCCAAGCACCTGGACGAGAAGGTCGCGCGCCTGCAGCTGAAGAAGCTGAACGCGCAACTGACCGAGCTGACGGACCAGCAAGCGGCCTACATCGGCGTGAGCAAGGAAGGCCCGTACAAGGCCGACCACTACCGCTACTAA
- a CDS encoding phage holin family protein: MRLLAVWVINALALLLVAYLLKGIHVNGFGSALIAALVLGLVNTLIRPILVILTLPVTLLTLGLFIFIINALLFLFVGNLLAGFQVASFGAALLGSILYSVISWLLSSLLLREA; encoded by the coding sequence ATGAGACTGCTCGCTGTCTGGGTCATCAACGCGCTGGCGTTGCTTCTTGTCGCCTATCTGCTCAAAGGCATTCACGTCAACGGTTTCGGCTCCGCGCTGATCGCAGCGCTGGTGCTGGGTCTGGTCAACACGCTGATCCGCCCGATCCTGGTGATCCTCACCCTGCCGGTGACGCTACTCACGCTCGGGCTGTTCATCTTCATCATCAACGCGCTGCTGTTCCTGTTTGTCGGCAACCTGCTGGCGGGCTTTCAGGTGGCCAGCTTTGGCGCCGCGCTGCTGGGCTCCATCCTGTACAGCGTGATCTCGTGGCTGCTCTCGAGCCTGTTGCTGCGCGAGGCTTAA
- the metF gene encoding methylenetetrahydrofolate reductase [NAD(P)H] produces the protein MQDRQFSFEFFPPKTAEGAEKLRNTRAQLSPLKPRFISVTFGAGGTTQQGTLDAVVEIQREGIEAAPHLSCVGSSRESIRGILNTYREHGIRRIVALRGDMPSGMGEIGEFRFANELVEFIRQETGEAFHIEVAAYPEYHPQSRSARHDLENFARKVKAGADSAITQYFFNADAYFQFVDDARKLGVDVPIVPGIMPITNSSQLMRFSEMCGAEVPRWIAKRLEGFGDDRESIRAFGLDVVTAMCDRLLQGGAPGLHFYTLNAAGSTRAIWQRLGL, from the coding sequence ATGCAAGATCGTCAATTCAGTTTCGAATTCTTCCCGCCCAAGACGGCGGAAGGCGCCGAGAAGCTGCGCAACACGCGCGCCCAGCTCTCGCCGCTCAAGCCGCGCTTCATCTCCGTGACGTTCGGCGCGGGCGGCACCACGCAGCAGGGCACGCTCGACGCCGTGGTGGAAATCCAGCGCGAAGGCATCGAGGCGGCGCCGCACCTGTCGTGCGTGGGGTCGTCGCGCGAGAGCATCCGCGGCATTCTCAATACGTATCGCGAACACGGCATCCGCCGCATCGTCGCGCTGCGCGGCGACATGCCCTCTGGCATGGGCGAGATCGGTGAATTCCGCTTCGCCAACGAGCTGGTCGAGTTCATCCGCCAGGAAACCGGCGAGGCATTCCACATCGAGGTGGCGGCGTATCCGGAATACCACCCGCAGTCGCGCTCCGCCCGGCACGATCTGGAGAACTTCGCCCGCAAGGTGAAGGCCGGTGCGGACTCCGCCATCACGCAATACTTCTTCAACGCCGACGCGTATTTCCAGTTTGTCGACGACGCACGCAAGCTCGGCGTGGACGTGCCCATCGTGCCCGGCATCATGCCGATCACGAATTCGTCGCAGCTGATGCGCTTTTCCGAGATGTGCGGTGCGGAAGTGCCGCGCTGGATCGCCAAGCGCCTTGAAGGCTTTGGCGACGACCGTGAATCGATCCGCGCGTTCGGCCTGGACGTGGTGACGGCCATGTGCGACCGCCTGCTGCAGGGCGGCGCGCCGGGCCTGCATTTCTACACGCTCAATGCCGCCGGCTCTACGCGAGCGATCTGGCAGCGTCTGGGCTTGTAA
- a CDS encoding TfoX/Sxy family protein, with product MAAAPDPLIAWLLDELRPLAAQIGEIRARRMFSGAALYYDDIVFALVLRGTSYLRVDDLTRERFLAEKCTPFSYERNGRTISMTGYLSTPAEALDGGQPLRDWARLAIEAALRDANAKAAKPKRAAAKTAKAPKATKTTATKKAAAKKTAKR from the coding sequence ATGGCCGCCGCACCCGATCCGCTGATCGCCTGGTTGCTTGACGAACTCCGGCCGCTCGCCGCACAGATCGGCGAGATCCGCGCCCGCCGGATGTTCAGCGGCGCGGCGCTGTATTACGACGACATCGTGTTTGCGCTGGTGCTGCGCGGCACGTCTTACCTGCGCGTGGACGACCTCACGCGCGAACGTTTTCTCGCTGAAAAATGCACGCCGTTCAGTTACGAGCGCAACGGCCGCACCATCAGCATGACCGGCTACCTAAGCACGCCGGCAGAGGCGCTCGATGGTGGACAGCCATTGCGCGACTGGGCGCGGCTGGCCATTGAGGCCGCACTGCGCGACGCCAATGCCAAGGCGGCCAAGCCGAAGCGCGCCGCAGCCAAGACTGCCAAGGCGCCCAAGGCAACAAAGACAACGGCGACCAAGAAGGCCGCCGCAAAAAAGACAGCCAAGCGCTGA
- a CDS encoding 5-formyltetrahydrofolate cyclo-ligase: MSTHDPANPTTPIESRRTLRTMLLDARTALPERIAHDAALAHHLAGLLNALPVKRLAAYWPTQGEFDALTVLRHWLAADATRHALLPVVTDKFSPLQFRRWTPDCEMTPGAYNIPIPRSGEIATPDALLIPCVGFDAQRYRIGYGGGFYDRTLAALHAAGHRPRTIGVAFEVNRVESIAPQPHDIALDCIVTERGVF; the protein is encoded by the coding sequence ATGAGCACGCACGATCCGGCCAATCCCACCACGCCAATCGAATCGCGCCGCACGCTGCGCACCATGTTGCTCGATGCGCGCACTGCGCTGCCAGAGCGCATCGCTCACGATGCCGCACTGGCGCATCACCTGGCGGGGCTGCTCAACGCATTGCCCGTCAAACGCCTGGCCGCCTACTGGCCAACGCAGGGAGAGTTCGATGCGTTGACCGTGCTGCGCCACTGGTTGGCGGCCGACGCCACGCGCCATGCACTGCTGCCAGTAGTGACAGACAAATTCTCGCCCTTGCAGTTTCGGCGATGGACGCCCGATTGTGAAATGACGCCCGGCGCGTACAACATCCCCATCCCCCGCTCGGGTGAGATCGCAACGCCCGATGCCTTGCTGATCCCGTGCGTGGGCTTTGACGCGCAGCGCTATCGCATCGGCTACGGCGGCGGCTTCTACGACCGCACGCTCGCTGCGCTGCATGCCGCGGGGCACCGCCCGCGCACGATTGGCGTGGCATTCGAAGTGAACCGCGTGGAATCCATCGCGCCGCAACCGCACGACATTGCGCTCGACTGCATCGTCACCGAGCGCGGCGTGTTTTAA